From the Anoplopoma fimbria isolate UVic2021 breed Golden Eagle Sablefish chromosome 14, Afim_UVic_2022, whole genome shotgun sequence genome, one window contains:
- the dennd1a gene encoding DENN domain-containing protein 1A isoform X1, producing MGSRIKENPESTFEVYLEVAHPGTHSSGPEVRRQYPEDYTDKETLQTVPKFCFPFNMDSLTVNQVGQNFTFVLTDIESKQRFGFCRLSSGAHTCYCILSYLPWFEVFYKLLNILADYTIKGQESQWQEFLVSLHTLPIPEPGVPVHLGVHSFFTVPDIRELPSIPENRNLTEYFVAVDVNNMLHLYASMLYERRVLICCSKLSTLTACVHGSTAMLYPMHWQHVYIPVLPQHLLDYCCAPMPYLIGVHSSLMEKVRGMALDDVVVLNVDTNTLETPYDDLQSLPNDVVSSLKNRLRKVSTTTGDGVARAFLRSQAALFGSYRNALQIESGEPITFNEETFVSHRSSSMRQFHQNAIQLQLFKQFIDGRLDLLNSGEGFSDIFEEEINMGEYAGSDKTYHQWLFTVKKGGGAIFNTVKTKANPAMKTVYKFAKDHARMRIKEVKSRLKQKEQAENGFSTAGSAVIDEDSTAGFTSSTGAVRREGPLRTLDDRPITVHFGQVRPPVLLKRPSSNVSLESSVDQPQPYRSLKEAELIEGDDPGFGAESHTAPPSPVNEKFSNVNLLGDIFGCQDEPDSQPITLAKSLEDLRTPKDTEDLQAKFTYQRMDLNVGEYSRTLPGLKLPNPYNKLWSVGQDDAALPVYVPPACDRPAPGQPPAPIEAHSPSRESSGPGPDALDPSAHGYITIPRPQGRKTPELGHVLAPPAAQLRSKPAGAGEGGTTSGGQEFRQALSMTTDGDLMKPTKAAEDSMDLISLLDPLNSSAPSSSLSDGVDVGASSSCCKPTLPPRSYPQGLPPFPLHPHISLNPFAQSLQHNSPHMRYSPTVGGNPFSVVYGPPAGSYSHAPAQPQSFSTLPGLYRQHSPGSSTLPPSYGLVQSAFPSSLTSLPHVSASNHAVSSLLDSTSVPSTTANTLIKPLRAEGDSQKTQDPFGDLLTMAKPATPPKKKVEDLRRRWETFD from the exons ATGGGGTCCCGGATCAA AGAGAACCCCGAGTCCACTTTTGAGGTGTATCTGGAGGTAGCACATCCAGGCACACACAGCTCTG GGCCGGAGGTGCGGAGACAATATCCTGAAGACTACACAGACAAG GAGACTCTTCAGACTGTGCCCAAATTCTGCTTCCCCTTCAACAtggacag tcTGACAGTCAACCAAGTAGGCCAGAACTTCACATTTGTGTTGACCGACATCGAGAGCAAACAGAGATTCGGCTTCTGTCGCCTCTCCTCGGGTGCCCACACCTGCTACTGCATTCTCAG ctACCTGCCCTGGTTCGAAGTCTTCTACAAACTGCTTAATATCCTTGCAGATTACACCATCAAAGGCCAG GAAAGCCAATGGCAGGAGTTCCTGGTGTCCCTGCACACGCTCCCCATCCCCGAGCCCGGGGTCCCCGTTCATCTCGGTGTG CATTCCTTCTTCACTGTGCCTGACATAAGGGAACTCCCCAGCATACCTGAGAAT AGAAACCTAACAGAGTACTTTGTAGCAGTAGATGTCAATAACATGCTTCATCTGTACGCTAGTATGCTTTATGAACGTCGAGTCCTCATCTGCTGTAGCAAGCTAAGCACT TTAACAGCTTGTGTCCATGGGTCTACAGCCATGTTGTATCCAATGCACTGGCAACATGTTTACATTCCTGTCCTGCCTCAACATCTATTGGACTACTGCTG TGCCCCAATGCCCTACCTCATCGGAGTACATTCCAGTCTCATGGAG AAAGTACGAGGGATGGCTCTGGATGACGTGGTGGTCCTGAACGTGGACACAAACACCCTGGAAACGCCCTACGATGACCTCCAAAGTCTGCCCAACGATGTG GTCTCATCTCTAAAGAACCGTTTGAGGAAGGTTTCCACAACGACCGGGGACGGTGTGGCCCGAGCCTTCCTCAGGAGTCAGGCGGCTCTGTTCGGCAGCTACAGAAACGCTCTGCAGATTGAGTCG GGAGAGCCGATAACATTTAATGAGGAAACCTTCGTGAGCCATCGTTCCAGTTCCATGAGGCAGTTCCACCAGAACGCCATCCAGCTGCAGCTCTTcaaacag TTCATTGACGGCCGGTTGGACCTGTTGAACTCAGGAGAGGGTTTCAGTGACATCTTTGAGGAGGAGATCAACATGGGCGAATATGCAG GCAGTGACAAGACCTACCACCAGTGGCTGTTCACTGTGAAG AAAGGAGGCGGGGCTATCTTCAACACAGTGAAGACCAAAGCAAACCCAGCCATGAAGACCGTTTACAAGTTT GCAAAGGACCATGCCAGAATGCGTATCAAGGAAGTCAAGAGCCGACTTAAACAGAAG GAGCAGGCAGAAAATGGCTTCTCCACAGCAGGGTCAGCGGTCATTGATGAAGACAGCACAGCAGGGTTCACCTCCTCCACCGGTGCAGTTAGGAGGGAGGGGCCACTGCGAACCTTGGACGACAGGCCAATCACTGTGCATTTTGGACAG GTTCGGCCACCAGTGCTGTTGAAGAGACCAAGCAGCAATGTGAGTCTGGAAAGCAGCGTTGACCA GCCACAGCCGTACCGCTCCCTGAAGGAGGCCGAGTTGATAGAAGGGGACGATCCTGGTTTCGGGGCAGAGAGTCACACTGCCCCTCCCAGCCCGGTAAACGAGAAGTTCTCCAACGTCAACCTGCTGGGAGATATCTTCGGCTGCCAGGACGAACCTGACAGCCAACCAATCACCTTGGCCAAAAGTCTCGAAGATCTGAGGACTCCCAAAGACACTGAGGATCTACAAGCCAAGTTCACCTACCAG CGGATGGACCTGAATGTCGGTGAATACTCGCGAACGCTTCCGGGCCTCAAGCTCCCCAACCCGTACAACAAGCTGTGGAGCGTAGGGCAGGACGACGCAGCCTTACCCGTTTATGTGCCTCCCGCCTGCGACAGACCTGCGCCTGGCCAACCTCCCGCGCCGATAGAAGCCCACTCTCCGAGCCGCGAGAGCTCTGGCCCGGGCCCAGATGCTTTGGACCCTTCCGCCCACGGTTACATCACCATTCCACGTCCCCAGGGAAGGAAGACGCCCGAGCTCGGCCATGTGCTAGCACCCCCCGCCGCCCAGCTGCGCTCTAAACCGGCGGGAGCTGGCGAAGGAGGGACTACGTCAGGGGGCCAAGAGTTTAGGCAAGCCCTGAGCATGACCACGGATGGAGACCTGATGAAGCCCACCAAGGCCGCTGAGGACAGTATGGATCTGATAAGCCTTCTAGACCCCCTTAACAGCTCAGCACCCTCCAGTTCGTTGAGCGACGGGGTAGACGTTGGCGCGTCTTCATCGTGCTGCAAACCAACACTACCACCCAGGTCCTACCCACAGGGCTTGCCTCCTTTCCCACTGCATCCTCACATATCACTCAACCCTTTTGCCCAGTCTCTGCAGCACAACTCCCCTCACATGCGTTACTCACCGACTGTAGGTGGGAATCCCTTCAGCGTGGTCTACGGGCCTCCAGCGGGCTCTTACTCACATGCTCCGGCCCAGCCACAGTCCTTTTCTACACTACCGGGGCTCTACAGACAACATTCGCCCGGCAGCTCTACTCTGCCGCCCAGCTATGGACTGGTACAGTCAGCATTCCCCTCCTCGCTCACCTCCCTGCCTCATGTCTCGGCCAGCAATCACGCCGTCTCCAGTCTCTTGGACTCCACTTCTGTCCCCAGCACGACCGCGAACACACTGATAAAGCCGCTTCGTGCTGAGGGAGACAGCCAGAAGACTCAGGATCCTTTTGGGGATCTGCTGACTATGGCCAAGCCAGCTACACCCCCAAAAAAGAAGGTGGAGGACCTTCGGAGGAGGTGGGAAACATTTGACTAA
- the dennd1a gene encoding DENN domain-containing protein 1A isoform X2 — protein sequence MTGSLRQIIARRLTVNQVGQNFTFVLTDIESKQRFGFCRLSSGAHTCYCILSYLPWFEVFYKLLNILADYTIKGQESQWQEFLVSLHTLPIPEPGVPVHLGVHSFFTVPDIRELPSIPENRNLTEYFVAVDVNNMLHLYASMLYERRVLICCSKLSTLTACVHGSTAMLYPMHWQHVYIPVLPQHLLDYCCAPMPYLIGVHSSLMEKVRGMALDDVVVLNVDTNTLETPYDDLQSLPNDVVSSLKNRLRKVSTTTGDGVARAFLRSQAALFGSYRNALQIESGEPITFNEETFVSHRSSSMRQFHQNAIQLQLFKQFIDGRLDLLNSGEGFSDIFEEEINMGEYAGSDKTYHQWLFTVKKGGGAIFNTVKTKANPAMKTVYKFAKDHARMRIKEVKSRLKQKEQAENGFSTAGSAVIDEDSTAGFTSSTGAVRREGPLRTLDDRPITVHFGQVRPPVLLKRPSSNVSLESSVDQPQPYRSLKEAELIEGDDPGFGAESHTAPPSPVNEKFSNVNLLGDIFGCQDEPDSQPITLAKSLEDLRTPKDTEDLQAKFTYQRMDLNVGEYSRTLPGLKLPNPYNKLWSVGQDDAALPVYVPPACDRPAPGQPPAPIEAHSPSRESSGPGPDALDPSAHGYITIPRPQGRKTPELGHVLAPPAAQLRSKPAGAGEGGTTSGGQEFRQALSMTTDGDLMKPTKAAEDSMDLISLLDPLNSSAPSSSLSDGVDVGASSSCCKPTLPPRSYPQGLPPFPLHPHISLNPFAQSLQHNSPHMRYSPTVGGNPFSVVYGPPAGSYSHAPAQPQSFSTLPGLYRQHSPGSSTLPPSYGLVQSAFPSSLTSLPHVSASNHAVSSLLDSTSVPSTTANTLIKPLRAEGDSQKTQDPFGDLLTMAKPATPPKKKVEDLRRRWETFD from the exons atgactggcTCGTTGAGACAGATAATCGCGCGGCG tcTGACAGTCAACCAAGTAGGCCAGAACTTCACATTTGTGTTGACCGACATCGAGAGCAAACAGAGATTCGGCTTCTGTCGCCTCTCCTCGGGTGCCCACACCTGCTACTGCATTCTCAG ctACCTGCCCTGGTTCGAAGTCTTCTACAAACTGCTTAATATCCTTGCAGATTACACCATCAAAGGCCAG GAAAGCCAATGGCAGGAGTTCCTGGTGTCCCTGCACACGCTCCCCATCCCCGAGCCCGGGGTCCCCGTTCATCTCGGTGTG CATTCCTTCTTCACTGTGCCTGACATAAGGGAACTCCCCAGCATACCTGAGAAT AGAAACCTAACAGAGTACTTTGTAGCAGTAGATGTCAATAACATGCTTCATCTGTACGCTAGTATGCTTTATGAACGTCGAGTCCTCATCTGCTGTAGCAAGCTAAGCACT TTAACAGCTTGTGTCCATGGGTCTACAGCCATGTTGTATCCAATGCACTGGCAACATGTTTACATTCCTGTCCTGCCTCAACATCTATTGGACTACTGCTG TGCCCCAATGCCCTACCTCATCGGAGTACATTCCAGTCTCATGGAG AAAGTACGAGGGATGGCTCTGGATGACGTGGTGGTCCTGAACGTGGACACAAACACCCTGGAAACGCCCTACGATGACCTCCAAAGTCTGCCCAACGATGTG GTCTCATCTCTAAAGAACCGTTTGAGGAAGGTTTCCACAACGACCGGGGACGGTGTGGCCCGAGCCTTCCTCAGGAGTCAGGCGGCTCTGTTCGGCAGCTACAGAAACGCTCTGCAGATTGAGTCG GGAGAGCCGATAACATTTAATGAGGAAACCTTCGTGAGCCATCGTTCCAGTTCCATGAGGCAGTTCCACCAGAACGCCATCCAGCTGCAGCTCTTcaaacag TTCATTGACGGCCGGTTGGACCTGTTGAACTCAGGAGAGGGTTTCAGTGACATCTTTGAGGAGGAGATCAACATGGGCGAATATGCAG GCAGTGACAAGACCTACCACCAGTGGCTGTTCACTGTGAAG AAAGGAGGCGGGGCTATCTTCAACACAGTGAAGACCAAAGCAAACCCAGCCATGAAGACCGTTTACAAGTTT GCAAAGGACCATGCCAGAATGCGTATCAAGGAAGTCAAGAGCCGACTTAAACAGAAG GAGCAGGCAGAAAATGGCTTCTCCACAGCAGGGTCAGCGGTCATTGATGAAGACAGCACAGCAGGGTTCACCTCCTCCACCGGTGCAGTTAGGAGGGAGGGGCCACTGCGAACCTTGGACGACAGGCCAATCACTGTGCATTTTGGACAG GTTCGGCCACCAGTGCTGTTGAAGAGACCAAGCAGCAATGTGAGTCTGGAAAGCAGCGTTGACCA GCCACAGCCGTACCGCTCCCTGAAGGAGGCCGAGTTGATAGAAGGGGACGATCCTGGTTTCGGGGCAGAGAGTCACACTGCCCCTCCCAGCCCGGTAAACGAGAAGTTCTCCAACGTCAACCTGCTGGGAGATATCTTCGGCTGCCAGGACGAACCTGACAGCCAACCAATCACCTTGGCCAAAAGTCTCGAAGATCTGAGGACTCCCAAAGACACTGAGGATCTACAAGCCAAGTTCACCTACCAG CGGATGGACCTGAATGTCGGTGAATACTCGCGAACGCTTCCGGGCCTCAAGCTCCCCAACCCGTACAACAAGCTGTGGAGCGTAGGGCAGGACGACGCAGCCTTACCCGTTTATGTGCCTCCCGCCTGCGACAGACCTGCGCCTGGCCAACCTCCCGCGCCGATAGAAGCCCACTCTCCGAGCCGCGAGAGCTCTGGCCCGGGCCCAGATGCTTTGGACCCTTCCGCCCACGGTTACATCACCATTCCACGTCCCCAGGGAAGGAAGACGCCCGAGCTCGGCCATGTGCTAGCACCCCCCGCCGCCCAGCTGCGCTCTAAACCGGCGGGAGCTGGCGAAGGAGGGACTACGTCAGGGGGCCAAGAGTTTAGGCAAGCCCTGAGCATGACCACGGATGGAGACCTGATGAAGCCCACCAAGGCCGCTGAGGACAGTATGGATCTGATAAGCCTTCTAGACCCCCTTAACAGCTCAGCACCCTCCAGTTCGTTGAGCGACGGGGTAGACGTTGGCGCGTCTTCATCGTGCTGCAAACCAACACTACCACCCAGGTCCTACCCACAGGGCTTGCCTCCTTTCCCACTGCATCCTCACATATCACTCAACCCTTTTGCCCAGTCTCTGCAGCACAACTCCCCTCACATGCGTTACTCACCGACTGTAGGTGGGAATCCCTTCAGCGTGGTCTACGGGCCTCCAGCGGGCTCTTACTCACATGCTCCGGCCCAGCCACAGTCCTTTTCTACACTACCGGGGCTCTACAGACAACATTCGCCCGGCAGCTCTACTCTGCCGCCCAGCTATGGACTGGTACAGTCAGCATTCCCCTCCTCGCTCACCTCCCTGCCTCATGTCTCGGCCAGCAATCACGCCGTCTCCAGTCTCTTGGACTCCACTTCTGTCCCCAGCACGACCGCGAACACACTGATAAAGCCGCTTCGTGCTGAGGGAGACAGCCAGAAGACTCAGGATCCTTTTGGGGATCTGCTGACTATGGCCAAGCCAGCTACACCCCCAAAAAAGAAGGTGGAGGACCTTCGGAGGAGGTGGGAAACATTTGACTAA